One region of Streptomyces davaonensis JCM 4913 genomic DNA includes:
- a CDS encoding LysR family transcriptional regulator — protein sequence MDTEALRSFVRAAELGRFQLVAAESGVTQQAVSKRIAALERELAVRLFSRTARGVELTLDGQAFLPHARSLVAGVERAIAAVRPGSRALRIDVLGRRSAQAVVLHDYWRSHPGTDLDVVTLRVDDPRVAVAAVASGEVDASFRTVPDPAAMPPDVRMIHAFDSPLELLVGPRHPLASARELTPPHLRKHRIWVPGIAPMSEWAEFYDQLATDFDLRIDAAGPHFGDEVLLDTLAASADVATLVGARDRYIWPAHYDLRRIPVANPTLAYPLSLILPRTNPHPGLRGIISHLDNLPKLPEPVWRPSW from the coding sequence CTTCCAGCTTGTGGCTGCCGAGTCGGGCGTGACACAGCAGGCGGTGTCCAAGCGGATCGCCGCGCTGGAACGCGAACTGGCGGTACGGCTGTTCAGCCGTACCGCCCGAGGCGTGGAACTGACGCTCGACGGGCAGGCCTTTCTTCCTCATGCGCGGAGCCTCGTCGCGGGGGTCGAGCGCGCGATCGCGGCGGTGCGGCCGGGGTCCCGGGCGCTTCGGATCGACGTTCTCGGTCGGCGGAGTGCGCAGGCCGTGGTGCTGCACGACTACTGGCGGTCGCATCCCGGAACGGACCTCGACGTGGTGACCCTCCGGGTCGACGACCCGCGGGTGGCCGTCGCCGCCGTCGCGTCGGGCGAGGTCGACGCCTCGTTCCGTACCGTGCCGGACCCGGCCGCGATGCCGCCCGACGTACGGATGATCCACGCGTTCGACTCCCCGCTGGAACTGCTCGTCGGCCCAAGACATCCACTCGCCTCCGCGCGAGAACTGACCCCGCCGCACCTGCGCAAGCACCGCATCTGGGTGCCGGGCATCGCGCCGATGAGCGAATGGGCGGAGTTCTACGACCAACTCGCCACGGACTTCGATCTGCGCATCGACGCGGCGGGACCGCACTTCGGTGACGAAGTCCTCCTGGACACCCTCGCGGCCTCGGCGGACGTGGCCACCCTCGTCGGTGCCCGTGACCGGTACATCTGGCCGGCGCACTACGACCTGCGCCGCATCCCCGTCGCCAACCCGACCCTCGCCTACCCGCTCTCGCTCATCCTCCCCAGGACGAACCCCCACCCGGGACTGCGCGGGATCATCAGCCACCTCGACAACCTGCCCAAACTCCCCGAGCCGGTATGGCGACCGTCCTGGTGA